Genomic segment of Niallia taxi:
AATACAGCGACAAATATGTACACAATGATATTGGTTGGCGGACTATTACTTGTCTCTGGTATTGTTGTAATGATTTATCGAAAAGTAAAACACGCTTAATAAAGAAATAGACCTGAGTAGATAGATTCTGCTCAGGTCTATTTTTTTATAAAAAGAACTTGTTTGGTAACTTAGATATCTTTTATACATCTATTTGTATTGACGAAAAATGTTAGTGTCTTTATAGTAGTAATATATATTACTACTAATAGGAGAAAGATATGGAACATATAATTGATCAGTTTGAAAGGCTTGGTTTCTCTAAAAATGAAGCCAAGGTTTATATTGCTTTGTTGAGGGAACCAGCATTAAACGGATATGAAATTAGTAAAAGAAGCGGTGTACCTCGTTCAATGGTTTATACAGTTATCGCAAAGCTAATATCAAAAGAAGCAATAGTTGAATTACGAACAGAACCACCAACCTATACACCCATTTCAGTTAAGGAGCTTATATTAAATCAAAAACGACAAGCAGAGGAAACACTATCATTTTTAGAAAAGGAACTGCAAGTTATCGAAAAGCCAGTTGAAATTAATGTAATCAAGCATATGGAGGGCAGGGATAAAATCGTACAGGCAGTTCAGAAGCTTATGAATGAAGCCAATGACGAAATTTGGCTGTCTTTATGGGAAGAAGAAATGGAAGACTTACGAAGAACTGCGGAAGAACAAGGAAGAAAAGGAAAAAGACTATATTCCATGTTGTTTACAAATGAAGAGACGGAATCTTTCGGTAAGGCATTTTATCATCGTAACGATACAGCCTCTATTGAAAAAAACAGAATGGAGCAAAGATTAACTATCGTGATTCAAGACAATACCGAGGTACTTATAGCAGGCTTTATTTCAGGACAAATACCCCAAGCAATTCAAACGGCTGAACCGATGCTTGTCCTTTTGGCGAAGGAATATATTCGCCACGATATGATGATGAAAACTGTGAGTGAGAAAATCGGCGATGCTGCACTTGATTCCATCTGGCAAGGAGATGATCTCCTAACTTATATTGTGCGAAATATAAAACAGTAAGTATCTAAGTATCATCGCGAATCAACTAAATTGGAGATGAATGAAATGACAATCGAGTTATATAAAGACAATGCTTATATAAAGGAATGTGAGACAAATATTAGATCAGTTAAGGGCAATACTGTAGTATTCGAACACACAATATTCTACCCTGGTGGTGGTGGTCAGCCTTGTGATAAAGGAGTAGTTAAGCATGGCAATCAAACCTATGAAGTAATGAGTGTGAAAAATTCTGAAGGTCAAATAATTCATGAGCTAGATCGTCCATTACAGAACATACAGGAACCAGTTTTTATGAAAATCGATTGGGAATGGCGGATGAAAAACATGCGCTACCATACGTTACTACATGTTATAGCAGGATATTTATATGAAAATTACAAGGGCATGGCTACAAGCAGTCAAATTGAAACAGATTATGGGAGATTAGAAATAGCATTTCCTCCAGAAATAATAGAAGAAATCCAGTTTGACCAATTAGAGCAAGCAATCCAAAACGTATTGGCACAACCTCATAATGTTGAGACGAAGACAGTAAGCAGACAGGCGGCAGAACAAAAGGAAGGGGCAATAAAAACAATCATAAATTTACTCCCAGCTTCTCTTAATGAAGTCCGAATTGTGAAAATAGAGGATATTGACGAGCAAGCATGTGGTGGGACACATCTCAAAAACACAAGTGAAATTGGCAATTTTTCAATTACTAAAATTCAAAAAAAGGGTGCACTGAAAAGAAGGATAAGAGTTGAGCTAAATTAATTATAACGTTAGAGGCTGGGAGCTCTGATTCAAACCCGGACTATTATCAATTTCCGATTAATTGTTCGGGTTTTGTATATTCAGTTTTGGTGGATTCTA
This window contains:
- a CDS encoding alanyl-tRNA editing protein; its protein translation is MTIELYKDNAYIKECETNIRSVKGNTVVFEHTIFYPGGGGQPCDKGVVKHGNQTYEVMSVKNSEGQIIHELDRPLQNIQEPVFMKIDWEWRMKNMRYHTLLHVIAGYLYENYKGMATSSQIETDYGRLEIAFPPEIIEEIQFDQLEQAIQNVLAQPHNVETKTVSRQAAEQKEGAIKTIINLLPASLNEVRIVKIEDIDEQACGGTHLKNTSEIGNFSITKIQKKGALKRRIRVELN
- a CDS encoding TrmB family transcriptional regulator, whose amino-acid sequence is MEHIIDQFERLGFSKNEAKVYIALLREPALNGYEISKRSGVPRSMVYTVIAKLISKEAIVELRTEPPTYTPISVKELILNQKRQAEETLSFLEKELQVIEKPVEINVIKHMEGRDKIVQAVQKLMNEANDEIWLSLWEEEMEDLRRTAEEQGRKGKRLYSMLFTNEETESFGKAFYHRNDTASIEKNRMEQRLTIVIQDNTEVLIAGFISGQIPQAIQTAEPMLVLLAKEYIRHDMMMKTVSEKIGDAALDSIWQGDDLLTYIVRNIKQ